A stretch of Edaphobacter lichenicola DNA encodes these proteins:
- a CDS encoding OmpA family protein, whose translation MAGSIVESLMGLLGPQVLGPVASQLGESTDTVQRGLQTGSAAMLAGLVAKVGQPGFLGQIFSLITNPANGPSALSGLTSNLGSLASGATSSPVANLGSQFLSSIFGSNMSSVTDSIGRSVGVSSGKAGSLLAMAAPLVLGVLGQHVRQNNLSAADLGSTLKAEAPSFQRFLPAGLGSLMGGASNLASNLTAAVPAKVATGNRWLWPVVLLAALLLCLFWFFNRTKAPVSDAVQPASIAAANAGSSATSALGDFFKTKLPDGVELNIPQLGIESKLISFLGDSSKPVDTTTWFNFDRLLFDTGKATLQPSSQEQLNNVAAILKAYPHVHVKLGGYTDNTGNAAANVALSGARAKNVMDALVAAGVDPSRLQSKGYGDEHPVGDNATEEGRAQNRRIAMLVTQK comes from the coding sequence ATGGCGGGTTCTATCGTGGAAAGCCTCATGGGACTGTTGGGTCCTCAGGTTCTTGGTCCAGTGGCTTCGCAGCTTGGAGAGTCTACTGACACTGTCCAACGTGGTCTCCAGACTGGGTCTGCCGCTATGCTCGCGGGTCTTGTCGCGAAGGTCGGCCAACCTGGATTTTTGGGACAGATATTTAGCCTTATTACAAACCCCGCGAATGGTCCAAGCGCTCTTTCAGGCCTTACGTCGAATCTGGGATCGTTGGCCTCGGGCGCTACGTCCTCCCCCGTAGCAAATCTTGGCAGCCAGTTTCTATCAAGCATCTTCGGCTCCAATATGTCGTCAGTGACCGATTCGATCGGCCGATCGGTAGGTGTTTCGAGCGGCAAGGCAGGATCTCTCCTGGCTATGGCTGCTCCTCTGGTACTTGGAGTTTTAGGGCAGCATGTTCGTCAAAATAATTTGAGTGCCGCCGACCTTGGTTCGACGTTGAAGGCCGAGGCTCCAAGCTTCCAGCGGTTCCTGCCTGCAGGACTCGGTAGCCTGATGGGCGGCGCTTCGAATCTCGCTTCGAATCTAACAGCAGCGGTCCCGGCGAAGGTTGCTACTGGCAATCGTTGGTTGTGGCCTGTTGTTCTGCTGGCTGCATTGTTGCTTTGTCTGTTTTGGTTCTTCAATCGAACCAAGGCACCAGTCAGTGACGCGGTGCAACCTGCTTCGATTGCGGCTGCCAATGCAGGCTCCTCCGCTACTTCGGCTCTTGGGGATTTTTTCAAGACAAAGCTGCCGGATGGAGTCGAATTGAATATTCCCCAATTAGGTATTGAGAGCAAGCTGATCAGTTTCCTTGGGGACTCTTCCAAACCGGTAGATACAACGACGTGGTTTAATTTTGACCGTCTGCTGTTCGACACCGGCAAGGCTACTTTGCAGCCATCTTCACAGGAGCAGCTAAACAATGTTGCTGCGATTCTAAAAGCTTATCCCCACGTCCATGTGAAGCTTGGTGGCTATACCGACAACACTGGAAACGCGGCAGCGAATGTCGCTCTCTCCGGTGCGCGTGCGAAGAACGTGATGGATGCTTTGGTGGCAGCAGGGGTCGATCCTTCGCGGCTGCAGTCCAAGGGCTATGGGGATGAGCATCCAGTTGGCGACAACGCCACTGAGGAGGGACGGGCTCAGAATCGCCGTATAGCAATGCTGGTGACGCAAAAGTAG
- a CDS encoding NAD(P)/FAD-dependent oxidoreductase — MHHPDLCIAGAGIIGLSLALELHDRGYRVTVFDQGAPLAESSTAAAGMLAAHDPDNPPQLLSLASLSLSLYPDFLDRIHTLSGLRIPFQTHTTLQSVPPDTAIADSELTCEDLAHLLPALTPSDHRFVLLDEHSLDPRQLASALLAAVRATTINLQPHTAVLSTHSIDNAVEITTPKGTIHAAQFVNCTGAWAAATSRLPNIPVAPRKGQMFSVSLPPSLPLHFVLRTPDIYIVPRTAGPATGRAIIGATVEDIGFDKAVHPADIDRLRSLAAALLPAIARAHQLEAWSGLRPATSDGLPLLGVLPGQPNHFIATGHYRNGILLAPATARVMAEFIVGGIPSVDLSPFSPARSLSLLPSP; from the coding sequence ATGCACCACCCCGACCTATGCATCGCTGGAGCCGGAATCATCGGCCTCTCCCTCGCCCTTGAACTCCACGACCGCGGCTACCGTGTCACGGTGTTTGACCAGGGCGCTCCGCTCGCCGAATCATCCACTGCGGCCGCGGGCATGCTGGCCGCCCACGATCCTGACAACCCGCCCCAGCTCCTGTCTCTTGCCTCCCTCAGCCTCTCGCTCTACCCCGACTTCCTCGACCGCATCCACACTCTCTCCGGCCTCCGCATCCCCTTTCAGACCCACACTACCTTGCAGTCCGTTCCGCCCGACACCGCCATTGCAGACAGCGAACTCACCTGCGAAGATCTCGCTCATCTCCTACCTGCTCTCACTCCCAGCGACCATCGATTCGTCCTTCTCGACGAGCACAGCCTCGACCCCCGTCAACTCGCCTCAGCGCTTCTCGCCGCCGTCCGCGCCACTACCATCAACCTCCAACCGCACACTGCCGTCCTTTCTACTCACTCCATCGACAACGCCGTTGAGATCACCACTCCCAAGGGCACAATCCATGCTGCCCAGTTCGTCAACTGTACAGGGGCCTGGGCGGCCGCTACCTCGCGCCTGCCAAATATTCCGGTGGCTCCAAGGAAGGGCCAGATGTTTTCCGTCTCGTTGCCTCCATCGCTCCCACTACACTTCGTCCTCCGCACCCCCGACATCTATATCGTCCCTCGCACAGCCGGCCCCGCCACCGGGCGCGCCATCATCGGAGCAACCGTCGAAGATATCGGCTTCGACAAGGCCGTCCATCCGGCCGACATCGATCGTCTCCGCTCCCTCGCCGCCGCTCTCCTTCCCGCCATCGCCAGGGCCCACCAACTCGAGGCCTGGTCTGGCCTACGCCCCGCAACTTCCGACGGCCTCCCCCTTCTCGGAGTTCTCCCAGGTCAACCGAATCATTTCATTGCCACAGGCCACTATCGGAACGGGATCCTCCTCGCGCCTGCCACCGCACGCGTGATGGCAGAGTTCATCGTCGGCGGAATACCTTCCGTAGACCTCTCACCTTTCTCTCCAGCGCGATCCCTCTCTCTGCTCCCATCGCCCTAG
- a CDS encoding TolC family protein, translating into MSEEYVEQRSISGALLGVVAVALLAALGGLVWCYGLQNHLAAAEQKIVAADQKNAELTEKLEATNARLRATSETLGQSVGVAQKQIELRTQSIIAQQRVATAKLEEEAAKNSKQIGAVSTDVASVKTDVGGVKTDVATTKSDLEATKTQLNRVVGDAGVMSGLIATNHDELEILKHKGDRNYLEFTLQKGAKPTLLSTIKLQLKKADEKHSRYTLNVSSDDRTIEKKDKGLDEPVQFYNGKDPVLYELVVNVIEKNKVSGYLSTPKNAAKATATQ; encoded by the coding sequence ATGAGCGAAGAGTACGTGGAGCAGAGGTCGATCTCGGGAGCATTGCTTGGAGTGGTGGCGGTCGCGTTGTTGGCGGCGCTTGGTGGACTAGTGTGGTGCTACGGCCTGCAGAATCATCTTGCTGCGGCGGAACAGAAGATCGTGGCAGCGGACCAGAAGAACGCTGAACTGACGGAAAAGCTGGAGGCGACCAACGCACGGCTCCGAGCGACGAGCGAAACGCTGGGGCAGAGCGTAGGTGTTGCACAGAAACAGATTGAGCTGCGGACTCAGAGCATCATCGCGCAACAGAGGGTTGCGACGGCCAAGCTGGAGGAGGAGGCGGCGAAAAACTCCAAGCAGATTGGCGCGGTGTCGACCGATGTTGCGAGCGTGAAGACGGATGTAGGCGGCGTGAAGACTGACGTTGCCACGACGAAGTCTGATCTGGAGGCGACCAAGACGCAGCTGAATCGGGTCGTCGGCGATGCGGGGGTGATGAGTGGGTTGATCGCAACGAATCACGACGAGCTGGAGATACTGAAACACAAAGGGGATCGGAACTACCTGGAGTTCACGCTGCAGAAGGGCGCGAAGCCCACGCTGTTGTCGACGATCAAGCTGCAGTTGAAGAAGGCGGACGAGAAGCATTCGCGCTACACGTTGAATGTGAGCTCGGACGACCGGACGATCGAGAAGAAGGATAAAGGGCTGGATGAGCCTGTGCAGTTTTATAACGGCAAGGATCCGGTGCTGTATGAGCTGGTGGTGAATGTGATTGAGAAGAACAAGGTGTCTGGTTATCTGTCGACGCCGAAGAACGCTGCGAAGGCGACTGCAACCCAATAA
- a CDS encoding L-serine ammonia-lyase, producing the protein MNTSLFELFKIGIGPSSSHTVGPMRAALRFTRELTEKNLLEQTARVNVDLYGSLALTGIGHGTDRAILLGLLGEAPDTVDPYTVETKIAAIRNTNTLALGGSKTIPFHEAEDLNFRRNQMYPDPAVHSHPNGMRFTAFDSTGAKLVEEVFYSIGGGFIVSEAERTAESTTSTRKVPYPFRSSADLLASAKQHNLTIAHLMLANEVALLNDPAISITRPQTISASLQINLSAERKIRASILVLWQTMQQCTERGIATEGILPGGLNVRRRAHRLAERLNTIGSKDPLAPIDWVTVYAMAVNEENAAGGRVVTAPTNGAAGVIPAIGNYYMRFIEGTEAEKEEGILRYFLTAAAIGILYKENASISGAEVGCQGEVGVACSMAAGGLVAALNGTNAQIEHAAEIAMEHNLGMTCDPIGGLVQIPCIERNGMGAVKAINACRMAMHETGDHKLSLDQVIATMYQTGLDMQSRYKETSLAGLALNIIEC; encoded by the coding sequence GTGAACACCAGCCTCTTCGAGCTCTTCAAAATCGGTATCGGCCCCTCAAGCTCCCACACCGTCGGCCCCATGCGCGCCGCCCTCCGCTTCACCCGCGAACTCACCGAAAAAAACCTCCTCGAACAGACCGCAAGGGTCAACGTCGACCTCTACGGATCGCTCGCCCTCACCGGCATCGGCCACGGAACCGACCGCGCCATCCTCCTCGGCCTCCTCGGCGAAGCGCCCGACACCGTCGACCCCTACACCGTCGAAACCAAGATCGCCGCCATTCGCAACACCAACACCCTCGCTCTCGGCGGAAGCAAAACCATCCCCTTCCACGAAGCCGAAGACCTCAACTTCCGCCGCAACCAGATGTACCCCGATCCCGCCGTCCACTCTCACCCCAACGGCATGCGCTTCACCGCCTTCGACAGCACGGGCGCAAAGTTGGTTGAAGAGGTCTTCTACTCCATCGGCGGCGGCTTCATCGTCTCTGAGGCCGAGCGCACCGCCGAAAGCACAACCAGCACCCGGAAAGTCCCCTATCCCTTCCGTAGCTCCGCCGACCTCCTCGCCTCGGCGAAACAACACAACCTCACCATTGCGCACCTCATGCTCGCCAACGAAGTCGCGCTACTAAACGACCCGGCAATCTCTATTACTCGCCCGCAGACAATATCCGCTTCATTGCAGATCAATCTTTCAGCCGAACGAAAGATTCGCGCAAGTATCCTCGTCCTCTGGCAAACCATGCAGCAGTGCACCGAACGCGGTATCGCTACCGAAGGTATCCTCCCAGGGGGACTCAACGTTCGCCGTCGCGCCCATCGTCTCGCAGAGCGCCTTAACACGATCGGCTCCAAAGACCCACTCGCGCCCATCGACTGGGTTACCGTTTACGCCATGGCTGTCAACGAAGAGAACGCCGCCGGCGGCAGAGTGGTAACCGCTCCCACGAATGGAGCTGCCGGAGTGATTCCTGCCATCGGCAACTACTACATGCGCTTTATTGAAGGGACCGAAGCAGAGAAGGAAGAGGGCATCCTCCGCTACTTTCTTACCGCTGCTGCCATCGGTATTTTGTACAAAGAGAACGCCAGCATCTCAGGCGCCGAAGTAGGCTGTCAGGGAGAGGTCGGGGTAGCTTGCAGCATGGCCGCGGGCGGGCTGGTCGCTGCACTCAATGGCACGAATGCCCAGATCGAACATGCAGCAGAAATCGCAATGGAGCACAACCTCGGCATGACCTGCGATCCCATTGGCGGCCTTGTCCAGATTCCCTGCATCGAGCGCAACGGCATGGGTGCAGTCAAAGCCATCAACGCCTGCCGCATGGCCATGCACGAAACCGGCGACCACAAACTTTCACTCGATCAGGTCATCGCCACCATGTATCAGACCGGCCTCGACATGCAATCCCGATACAAAGAAACCTCGCTTGCCGGTCTCGCCCTCAACATCATTGAGTGCTAG
- a CDS encoding acetyl-CoA C-acetyltransferase has product MKDVVIVAAVRTPVGKFQGAFAEMTAVELGAIAVREAVKRAGVDAASVDECLMGCVLPAGLGQNPARQAALQGGLPDTVSAMTINMVCGSGLKAVALAAQAVMAGDAEVVVAGGMESMSNAPYLLPQGRKGFRMGDSVVVDSMVKDGLWCACEDYHMGITGENVAEKHSITREEQDAYALASHRNASAAWKEGRFDAEVVPVSVSGKKGAVTVVSRDESVREDASAEALAALKPAFRKDGTVTAGNAPGVNDAAAAVVVMSAERAKELGLKPMVTIKAQATSGVAPKWVMLAPVTGVRRVLEKAGWKRDDVDLFELNEAFSVQALGVMRELGLDARKVNVNGGAVAIGHPIGASGARVLVTLIYEMMRRDAKKGVAALCLGGGNSVALAVGRE; this is encoded by the coding sequence ATGAAGGATGTTGTGATTGTTGCTGCGGTGCGGACGCCGGTGGGTAAGTTTCAAGGGGCGTTTGCGGAGATGACGGCGGTAGAGCTTGGTGCGATCGCGGTCCGCGAGGCGGTGAAGCGGGCTGGGGTTGATGCGGCGAGCGTGGATGAGTGTTTGATGGGATGCGTGCTTCCTGCGGGGCTGGGACAGAACCCGGCGCGACAGGCGGCGTTACAGGGCGGGCTGCCGGATACGGTTTCGGCGATGACGATCAATATGGTGTGCGGGTCGGGTTTGAAGGCCGTGGCCCTGGCGGCGCAGGCGGTGATGGCTGGCGATGCCGAAGTTGTGGTGGCTGGGGGGATGGAGTCGATGTCCAACGCACCTTATCTGCTGCCGCAGGGACGGAAGGGATTCCGTATGGGTGACTCGGTCGTGGTGGATTCGATGGTGAAGGATGGGTTGTGGTGCGCTTGTGAGGACTATCACATGGGCATCACGGGGGAGAACGTTGCGGAGAAGCATTCGATTACCCGAGAAGAGCAGGATGCTTATGCGCTGGCTTCGCATCGCAATGCGAGTGCCGCCTGGAAGGAGGGGCGGTTCGACGCGGAGGTGGTGCCGGTGAGCGTGTCGGGGAAGAAGGGTGCAGTCACCGTGGTGTCGCGGGATGAGAGTGTGCGGGAGGACGCTTCGGCGGAGGCGCTTGCTGCCTTGAAGCCGGCCTTCAGGAAGGATGGGACTGTGACAGCAGGAAATGCTCCAGGAGTAAATGATGCGGCTGCGGCGGTGGTGGTGATGTCGGCAGAGCGGGCGAAGGAGCTGGGGTTGAAGCCGATGGTGACTATCAAGGCGCAGGCTACGAGCGGAGTTGCCCCGAAGTGGGTAATGCTCGCTCCGGTAACTGGAGTCCGGAGAGTATTGGAGAAAGCTGGGTGGAAGCGGGATGACGTGGATTTGTTCGAGTTGAATGAGGCGTTCAGTGTTCAAGCCCTGGGGGTGATGAGAGAGTTAGGGCTGGATGCCAGGAAAGTGAATGTGAATGGCGGGGCGGTGGCGATTGGACATCCTATTGGAGCGAGCGGTGCGCGAGTGCTGGTGACGCTGATCTACGAGATGATGCGACGGGACGCGAAGAAAGGGGTAGCGGCACTCTGTCTGGGCGGAGGGAATTCGGTAGCGCTGGCAGTAGGACGAGAATAG
- a CDS encoding YifB family Mg chelatase-like AAA ATPase produces MLFKARSAAVYGIDAHIIDVEVDFSNIKLDQEQFHTVGLPDAAVRESRDRVRSAIKNSGFEIPPTRITINLAPADLKKEGSGFDLPIAIGILGAYGSLHIKDLSDYLLVGELGLDGSLRAVQGMLPIAVAARAKGIPNLIIPASNAREAAVVEGVNVYPVKSLLEVRELLNSAVMGGIKATPLKVETTDLLNEMQHFPFDFKDVRGQQVAKRALEVAAAGGHNILMIGPPGSGKTMLAKRLPSILAPLRFEEALETTKIHSVAGVLDSEQGLVAHRPFRSPHHTISDAGLIGGGMMPRPGEVSLAHNGLLFLDELPEFPRNVLEVLRQPLEDGHVTIARAAMSLSFPARFMLAAAMNPCPCGYFNDKSRECMCTPPMIQRYVSKVSGPLLDRIDIHIEVPAVQYKELRGGAAAEGSEHIRARVLAARGRQHERFGAAAERTKGTAKAASRQIFSNSQMNTQQIRSYCELSSDAERLLERAMQQQGLSARAHDRILKVARTIADLGGEQDIAVKHIAEAIQYRTLDRSYWS; encoded by the coding sequence ATGCTTTTCAAGGCTCGCAGTGCTGCAGTGTATGGGATTGACGCCCACATCATCGATGTAGAAGTCGATTTTTCCAACATCAAGTTAGACCAGGAACAGTTTCACACGGTGGGATTACCGGATGCGGCTGTGCGGGAGAGCCGTGACCGGGTGCGTTCTGCGATCAAGAACTCTGGTTTCGAGATTCCGCCGACGCGGATCACGATCAACCTGGCGCCCGCAGACCTCAAGAAAGAGGGTTCGGGGTTCGACCTGCCCATTGCAATCGGAATCCTGGGAGCCTATGGCTCACTGCACATCAAGGATCTGAGCGATTACTTGCTGGTGGGAGAGTTGGGTCTGGATGGCAGTCTGCGGGCAGTGCAGGGGATGCTGCCGATTGCGGTGGCTGCGCGCGCCAAAGGGATTCCGAACCTCATTATTCCGGCGAGTAATGCGCGGGAGGCGGCGGTCGTTGAGGGTGTCAACGTTTATCCGGTGAAGTCGCTGCTGGAGGTGCGAGAGCTGTTGAACTCGGCGGTGATGGGTGGCATCAAGGCGACTCCGCTCAAGGTGGAGACGACCGATCTTCTGAACGAGATGCAGCACTTTCCCTTCGACTTCAAAGACGTGCGTGGACAGCAGGTGGCGAAGCGTGCGCTCGAGGTGGCGGCCGCAGGTGGGCATAACATTTTGATGATTGGGCCGCCGGGCTCGGGCAAGACCATGCTGGCCAAGCGGCTGCCGTCTATTCTGGCTCCGCTCAGATTCGAAGAGGCGCTGGAGACGACGAAGATTCACTCGGTGGCGGGGGTTTTGGACTCTGAGCAGGGATTGGTGGCGCATCGGCCGTTTCGTTCGCCACACCATACGATCTCGGACGCCGGTTTGATTGGCGGTGGGATGATGCCGCGGCCGGGTGAGGTGTCGCTGGCCCACAACGGGCTGCTCTTTCTGGATGAGCTGCCGGAGTTTCCGCGAAACGTGCTGGAGGTGCTGCGGCAGCCGTTGGAGGATGGCCATGTAACGATTGCCCGGGCGGCCATGAGCCTGAGTTTTCCGGCGCGGTTCATGCTTGCAGCAGCCATGAATCCTTGCCCTTGTGGATATTTCAACGACAAGTCCCGGGAGTGTATGTGTACGCCGCCGATGATCCAGCGGTATGTTTCGAAGGTCTCCGGGCCGTTGCTGGACCGGATTGATATTCATATCGAGGTTCCCGCGGTGCAATATAAGGAGTTGCGGGGCGGCGCGGCGGCGGAGGGGTCGGAGCATATTCGGGCTCGCGTGCTGGCGGCGAGAGGGCGGCAACATGAGCGATTTGGTGCGGCTGCGGAGAGGACGAAAGGAACGGCAAAGGCGGCATCGCGGCAGATATTTTCTAATTCGCAGATGAATACGCAGCAGATACGTTCCTATTGCGAGTTGTCGTCCGATGCCGAACGACTGCTCGAACGGGCGATGCAGCAACAGGGGTTAAGTGCCCGGGCACATGACCGTATCTTGAAGGTAGCAAGGACGATAGCGGATCTGGGCGGCGAGCAGGATATAGCGGTGAAGCACATCGCCGAGGCTATTCAATACCGCACTTTGGACCGAAGCTATTGGTCATAG